A genomic window from Pseudomonas argentinensis includes:
- the gyrA gene encoding DNA gyrase subunit A: protein MGELAKEILPVNIEDELKQSYLDYAMSVIVGRALPDARDGLKPVHRRVLFAMSELGNDWNKPYKKSARVVGDVIGKYHPHGDTAVYDTIVRMAQPFSLRYLLVDGQGNFGSVDGDNAAAMRYTEVRMTKLAHELLADLHKETVDWVPNYDGTEQIPAVMPTKIPNLLVNGSSGIAVGMATNIPPHNLGEVIDGCLALIDNPELTVDELMQYIPGPDFPTAGIINGRAGIIEAYRTGRGRIYIRARAEVEDIDKVGGRQQIVVTELPYQLNKARLIEKIAELVKEKKLEGITELRDESDKDGMRVVIELRRGEVPEVILNNLYAQTQMQSVFGINVVALIDGQPKILNLKDMLEAFILHRREVVTRRTVFELRKARERGHILEGQAVALSNIDPVIALIKASPTPSEAKEALISTAWESTAVEAMVERAGADSCRPEGLDPQYGLRDGKYYLSPEQAQAILDLRLHRLTGLEHEKLLAEYQEILNQIGELIRILTSAERLMEVIREELEAVKAEFGDKRRTEILDSRLDLTLGDMIPQEERVVTISYGGYAKTQPLTAYQAQRRGGKGKSATGIKDEDYIAHLLVANSHATLLLFSSKGKVYWLKTYEIPEASRAARGRPLVNLLPLEEGEYITTMLQIDLEALQQQAGADDVDDSDDAVLEGEIVEAEEVAEVAEVEEVEGETAELVAEPTGAYIFMATASGTVKKTPLVQFSRPRSNGLIALKLKEGDTLIAAAITDGSKEVMLFSSAGKVIRFAESVVRVMGRGARGIRGMRIGKDQRLISMLIPESGAQILTASERGFGKRTALSKFPRRGRGGQGVIGMITKERNGPLIGAIQVQDGEEIMLISDQGTLVRTRVDEVSSSGRNTQGVTLIKLAKDEKLVGLERVQEPSEEDIDEALDEEGNPVVVAEADEAVAGEEPAAEGGEPAAEDRDA from the coding sequence ATGGGCGAACTGGCCAAAGAAATCCTCCCGGTCAACATCGAAGATGAACTGAAACAGTCGTACCTCGACTACGCGATGAGCGTGATCGTCGGGCGTGCCTTGCCGGATGCGCGCGATGGCCTGAAGCCCGTGCATCGCCGGGTGCTGTTCGCCATGAGCGAGCTGGGCAACGACTGGAACAAGCCCTACAAGAAATCCGCCCGTGTGGTCGGTGACGTGATCGGTAAATATCACCCCCACGGTGATACCGCCGTCTACGACACCATCGTGCGGATGGCCCAGCCCTTCTCGCTGCGCTACCTGCTGGTCGACGGCCAGGGCAACTTCGGTTCGGTGGACGGCGACAACGCCGCCGCCATGCGATACACCGAAGTGCGCATGACCAAGCTGGCCCACGAGCTGCTGGCCGACCTGCACAAGGAAACCGTCGACTGGGTGCCCAACTACGACGGCACCGAGCAGATCCCGGCGGTCATGCCGACCAAGATCCCCAACCTGCTGGTCAACGGTTCCAGCGGTATCGCCGTGGGCATGGCCACCAACATCCCGCCGCACAACCTGGGCGAAGTGATCGATGGCTGCCTGGCGCTGATCGACAATCCGGAGCTGACCGTCGATGAGCTGATGCAGTACATCCCCGGCCCGGACTTCCCGACCGCGGGCATCATCAACGGGCGCGCCGGCATCATCGAGGCCTACCGCACCGGCCGTGGCCGCATCTACATCCGCGCCCGCGCCGAAGTCGAGGACATCGACAAGGTCGGCGGCCGCCAGCAGATCGTCGTCACCGAGCTGCCGTACCAGCTGAACAAGGCGCGCCTGATCGAGAAGATCGCCGAGCTGGTCAAGGAGAAGAAGCTCGAGGGCATCACCGAGCTGCGCGACGAGTCCGACAAGGACGGCATGCGCGTGGTCATCGAGCTGCGCCGCGGCGAAGTGCCCGAGGTGATCCTCAACAACCTCTACGCCCAGACCCAGATGCAGAGCGTGTTCGGCATCAACGTGGTGGCGCTGATCGACGGCCAGCCGAAGATCCTCAACCTCAAGGACATGCTCGAGGCCTTCATCCTGCACCGCCGCGAGGTGGTCACCCGGCGTACCGTGTTCGAACTGCGCAAGGCCCGTGAGCGTGGTCACATCCTCGAAGGCCAGGCGGTCGCGCTGTCCAACATCGACCCGGTCATCGCCCTGATCAAGGCCTCGCCGACACCATCGGAAGCCAAGGAAGCGCTGATTTCCACCGCCTGGGAATCCACCGCCGTGGAGGCCATGGTCGAGCGCGCGGGTGCCGACTCCTGCCGCCCGGAAGGTCTCGATCCGCAATACGGCCTGCGTGACGGCAAGTACTACCTGTCGCCGGAACAGGCCCAGGCGATCCTCGACCTGCGCCTGCACCGCCTGACCGGCCTGGAGCACGAGAAGCTGCTGGCCGAGTACCAGGAAATCCTCAACCAGATCGGCGAGCTGATCCGCATCCTGACCAGCGCCGAGCGCCTGATGGAAGTGATTCGCGAGGAGCTGGAAGCGGTCAAGGCCGAGTTCGGCGACAAGCGCCGTACCGAGATCCTCGACTCGCGTCTGGACCTGACCCTGGGTGACATGATCCCGCAAGAAGAACGCGTGGTGACCATCTCCTACGGCGGTTATGCCAAGACTCAGCCATTGACCGCCTACCAGGCCCAGCGCCGCGGCGGCAAGGGCAAGTCGGCCACCGGCATCAAGGACGAGGACTACATCGCCCACCTGCTGGTCGCCAACAGCCACGCCACGCTGCTGCTGTTCTCCAGCAAGGGCAAGGTGTACTGGCTGAAAACCTACGAAATTCCCGAAGCGTCCCGCGCCGCCCGCGGCCGCCCGCTGGTCAACCTGCTGCCGCTGGAGGAGGGTGAGTACATCACCACCATGCTGCAGATCGACCTCGAGGCCCTGCAGCAGCAGGCCGGCGCCGACGACGTGGACGACAGCGACGACGCCGTGCTCGAAGGCGAGATCGTCGAAGCCGAAGAAGTGGCAGAAGTCGCCGAGGTCGAGGAAGTCGAAGGCGAAACCGCCGAGCTGGTGGCCGAGCCGACTGGCGCCTACATCTTCATGGCCACCGCCTCCGGTACCGTGAAGAAGACCCCGCTGGTGCAATTCAGCCGTCCGCGTTCCAACGGCCTGATCGCCCTGAAGCTGAAGGAAGGCGACACCTTGATCGCCGCCGCCATCACCGACGGTTCCAAGGAAGTCATGCTGTTCTCCAGCGCCGGCAAGGTGATCCGTTTCGCCGAGAGCGTGGTGCGGGTCATGGGCCGTGGCGCCCGTGGTATCCGCGGCATGCGGATCGGCAAGGACCAGCGCCTGATTTCCATGCTGATCCCGGAATCCGGTGCGCAGATCCTCACCGCTTCCGAGCGTGGTTTCGGCAAGCGTACCGCGCTGTCCAAGTTCCCGCGTCGCGGCCGGGGTGGCCAGGGCGTGATCGGCATGATCACCAAGGAGCGTAACGGCCCGCTGATCGGCGCCATCCAGGTGCAGGATGGCGAGGAAATCATGCTGATTTCCGACCAGGGCACCCTGGTACGCACCCGTGTCGACGAAGTCTCCAGTTCCGGCCGCAATACCCAGGGCGTGACCCTGATCAAGCTGGCCAAGGACGAGAAACTGGTCGGCCTGGAGCGTGTGCAGGAGCCTTCCGAGGAAGACATCGACGAGGCGCTGGACGAAGAGGGCAACCCTGTCGTCGTCGCCGAAGCCGATGAGGCTGTTGCAGGCGAAGAGCCGGCAGCAGAGGGTGGCGAGCCAGCAGCAGAAGATCGCGACGCTTAA
- the serC gene encoding 3-phosphoserine/phosphohydroxythreonine transaminase translates to MSKRAFNFCAGPAALPEAVLQRAQAELLDWQGKGLSVMEMSHRSDDYVAIAEKAEQDLRDLLSIPSDYKVLFLQGGASQQFAEIPLNLLPEDGTADYIDTGIWSKKSIEEARRYGNVNVAASAKPYDYFAIPGQNEWQLSRNAAYLHYASNETIGGLQFDWIPETGDVPLVVDMSSDILSREVDISKFGLIYAGAQKNIGPSGLVVAIIREDLLGRARSSCPTMLNYQVAADNGSMYNTPATFSWYLSGLVFEWLKEQGGVAAMEQRNKAKKDLLYKAIDASEFYSNPIAKNARSWMNVPFRLADERLDKPFLAGADARGLLNLKGHRSVGGMRASIYNAVGVDAVEALVAYMAEFEKEHA, encoded by the coding sequence GTGAGCAAGCGAGCCTTTAACTTCTGCGCCGGCCCGGCCGCGCTTCCCGAAGCCGTTCTGCAGCGCGCCCAGGCCGAGTTGCTCGACTGGCAGGGCAAGGGCCTTTCCGTCATGGAAATGAGCCACCGCAGCGACGACTACGTGGCCATCGCCGAAAAGGCCGAACAGGATCTGCGCGACCTGCTGAGCATTCCCTCCGACTACAAGGTGCTGTTCCTGCAGGGCGGCGCCAGCCAGCAGTTCGCCGAGATTCCGCTCAACCTGCTGCCCGAAGACGGTACCGCCGACTACATCGACACCGGCATCTGGTCGAAGAAGAGCATCGAAGAGGCGCGCCGTTACGGCAACGTCAACGTCGCCGCCAGCGCCAAGCCCTACGATTACTTCGCCATCCCCGGGCAGAACGAGTGGCAGCTGTCCAGGAACGCCGCCTACCTGCACTACGCCAGCAACGAAACCATCGGTGGCCTGCAGTTCGACTGGATCCCCGAGACTGGCGACGTGCCGCTGGTGGTCGACATGTCCTCGGACATCCTGTCGCGCGAAGTGGACATCTCCAAATTCGGCCTGATCTACGCCGGCGCCCAGAAGAACATCGGCCCCAGCGGTCTGGTGGTGGCGATCATCCGCGAAGACCTGCTCGGCCGCGCGCGTAGCAGCTGCCCGACCATGCTCAACTATCAAGTAGCCGCCGATAACGGCTCGATGTACAACACCCCGGCGACCTTCAGCTGGTACCTGTCCGGTCTGGTGTTCGAATGGCTCAAGGAGCAGGGCGGTGTCGCCGCCATGGAGCAGCGCAACAAGGCCAAGAAGGACCTGCTGTACAAGGCCATCGACGCCAGCGAGTTCTACAGCAACCCGATCGCCAAGAACGCCCGCTCGTGGATGAACGTGCCGTTCCGCCTGGCGGACGAGCGCCTGGACAAGCCGTTCCTGGCTGGCGCCGATGCCCGCGGCCTGCTCAATCTCAAGGGTCATCGTTCGGTGGGCGGCATGCGCGCCTCCATCTACAACGCCGTGGGCGTGGATGCGGTCGAGGCGCTGGTTGCCTACATGGCGGAGTTCGAGAAGGAGCACGCCTGA
- the hisC gene encoding histidinol-phosphate transaminase: MTCDFIALAQPGVQKLSPYVPGKPVDELARELNMDPASIVKLASNENPLGPSPKALAAIRAELDELTRYPDGNGFALKTLLAERCGVTTAQVTLGNGSNDILELVARAYLAPGLNAVFSEHAFAVYPIATQAVGAQAKVVPAVDFGHDLPAMLAAIDANTRVVFIANPNNPTGTWFGKQALRDFLAAVAENVLVVLDEAYIEYADGDELPDGLDYLAEHANLLVSRTFSKAYGLASLRVGYGLSRPEVADVLNRVRQPFNVNSFALAAACAAFDDAEYLARSREVNTAGMLQLQEGCRELGLGWIPSKANFLAIDFGRDTAAINQGLLHEGVIVRPVAGYGMPNHLRVSIGLPAENARFLEALRKVLNA; encoded by the coding sequence ATGACTTGTGATTTCATCGCCCTGGCCCAGCCAGGCGTACAGAAACTGTCCCCCTACGTGCCAGGCAAGCCGGTCGACGAGTTGGCCCGCGAGTTGAACATGGACCCGGCCAGCATCGTCAAGCTGGCCAGCAACGAAAACCCGTTGGGCCCGAGCCCCAAGGCGCTGGCCGCGATCCGTGCCGAGCTGGACGAGCTGACCCGTTATCCCGATGGCAATGGTTTCGCCCTGAAAACCCTGCTGGCCGAGCGCTGTGGCGTGACCACCGCCCAGGTGACCCTGGGTAACGGCTCCAACGACATCCTCGAGCTGGTGGCCCGTGCCTACCTGGCGCCCGGCCTGAACGCGGTGTTCAGCGAGCACGCCTTCGCGGTTTACCCGATCGCCACCCAGGCCGTCGGTGCCCAGGCCAAGGTCGTGCCGGCGGTGGATTTCGGCCATGACCTGCCGGCCATGCTGGCGGCCATCGATGCCAATACCCGCGTGGTGTTCATCGCCAACCCCAACAACCCGACCGGCACCTGGTTCGGCAAGCAGGCGCTGCGCGACTTCCTCGCCGCCGTGGCGGAAAACGTGCTGGTGGTGCTGGACGAGGCCTATATCGAATACGCCGACGGCGACGAGCTGCCAGACGGCCTGGATTACCTGGCCGAGCACGCCAACCTGCTGGTGTCGCGCACCTTTTCCAAGGCCTATGGCCTGGCCTCGCTGCGCGTCGGCTATGGCCTGAGCCGGCCCGAGGTGGCGGACGTGCTGAACCGCGTTCGCCAGCCGTTCAACGTTAACAGCTTCGCCCTGGCCGCGGCCTGTGCTGCGTTCGACGATGCCGAATACCTGGCACGCAGCCGTGAGGTGAACACCGCCGGCATGCTGCAGTTGCAGGAAGGCTGCCGTGAGCTGGGCCTGGGCTGGATTCCGTCCAAGGCCAACTTCCTGGCCATCGACTTCGGCCGTGATACCGCGGCGATCAATCAGGGCCTGCTCCATGAAGGCGTGATCGTGCGCCCGGTCGCCGGCTACGGCATGCCCAACCACCTGCGCGTTTCCATCGGCTTGCCGGCCGAGAACGCCCGCTTCCTGGAAGCGCTGCGCAAGGTGCTGAACGCGTGA
- a CDS encoding s-methyl-5-thioribose-1-phosphate isomerase produces MRERLLAAEQVVGLVWREGVLHVLDQRRLPGEQVWQACHSVSAVATVLAEGALLGAAARLICSGYALVLGARQRVDEGADWRAGLQVDRDALCAAGLPAQEGERLLARMQQRLAVMKPGAQALAVLEDEARGAHQRDREANLAMAQLGVELIRGFQGNLQNLMSIGCAGALAGGGIGTALGVVRAAQLEGLLERCYLGESRPSLEGAHRAAWELQREGIAAALSADAALAHVMKERGITWAIVGAERIAANGDVLGVIGTYQLAVAAMHHGVRLMVVAPSALIDLQQESGEEGFHDLGRGPLAYSPHERITGVDEVAPRYDVTPGDLVDFLVTERGVIERPDAAKLTQLMCRKRLH; encoded by the coding sequence ATGCGCGAGCGTTTGCTGGCTGCCGAGCAGGTCGTGGGGTTGGTCTGGCGCGAGGGTGTGCTGCACGTGCTCGATCAGCGCCGCCTGCCTGGCGAGCAGGTCTGGCAGGCCTGTCATTCGGTGTCTGCCGTGGCCACGGTGCTGGCCGAAGGCGCGCTGCTGGGCGCTGCCGCCCGGCTGATCTGCAGCGGCTACGCGCTGGTGCTCGGTGCCCGGCAGCGGGTGGACGAGGGCGCTGATTGGCGCGCCGGGCTGCAAGTCGATCGCGATGCGCTGTGCGCGGCCGGTCTGCCAGCGCAAGAGGGCGAGCGCCTGCTGGCGCGCATGCAGCAGCGTCTGGCGGTCATGAAGCCCGGTGCGCAGGCCCTGGCCGTGCTGGAGGATGAAGCCCGTGGCGCCCATCAGCGCGACCGCGAGGCCAATCTGGCCATGGCCCAGCTTGGCGTGGAGCTGATCCGCGGGTTTCAGGGCAACCTGCAGAACCTCATGAGCATCGGCTGTGCCGGCGCGCTGGCCGGTGGCGGCATCGGTACGGCCCTTGGGGTGGTGCGCGCGGCCCAGCTCGAAGGCCTGCTGGAGCGCTGTTACCTGGGCGAGAGCCGGCCGTCTCTGGAGGGCGCGCATCGGGCTGCCTGGGAACTGCAGCGCGAAGGCATCGCCGCCGCGTTGAGCGCCGATGCGGCGCTCGCCCATGTGATGAAGGAACGGGGTATCACCTGGGCCATCGTCGGCGCCGAGCGGATCGCCGCCAATGGCGATGTGTTGGGCGTGATCGGCACCTATCAGCTGGCCGTGGCGGCCATGCACCATGGTGTGCGGCTGATGGTGGTGGCGCCGAGCGCGCTCATCGACCTGCAGCAGGAGAGCGGCGAGGAGGGTTTTCACGACCTGGGCCGCGGCCCGCTGGCCTATTCGCCCCATGAGCGCATCACGGGCGTGGACGAGGTGGCGCCGCGCTACGACGTGACCCCGGGCGACCTGGTGGATTTCCTGGTCACCGAGCGCGGGGTGATCGAGCGCCCGGACGCGGCCAAGCTCACTCAGCTGATGTGTCGCAAACGGCTGCATTGA
- the ubiG gene encoding bifunctional 2-polyprenyl-6-hydroxyphenol methylase/3-demethylubiquinol 3-O-methyltransferase UbiG — translation MSNVDHAEIAKFEALAHRWWDKESEFKPLHEINPLRVNWIDERAGLAGKKVLDVGCGGGILSEAMAQRGASVTGIDMGEAPLAVARLHQLESGVEVDYRQITAEAMAEEMPGQFDVVTCLEMLEHVPDPSSVIRACHKLVKPGGQVFFSTINRNPKAYLFAVIGAEYILRLLPRGTHDFKKFIRPSELGAWSRQAGLEVKDIIGLTYNPLTKHYKLANDVDVNYMVHTRKAD, via the coding sequence ATGAGCAACGTCGACCACGCTGAAATCGCCAAATTCGAAGCCCTCGCCCATCGCTGGTGGGACAAGGAGAGCGAGTTCAAGCCCTTGCACGAGATCAACCCGCTGCGCGTCAACTGGATCGACGAGCGTGCCGGCCTGGCCGGCAAGAAGGTGCTCGACGTCGGCTGTGGCGGCGGCATTCTCAGCGAGGCCATGGCCCAGCGCGGCGCCAGCGTGACCGGTATCGACATGGGCGAGGCGCCCCTGGCGGTGGCCCGCCTGCACCAACTCGAGTCAGGCGTTGAAGTGGATTACCGGCAGATCACCGCCGAGGCCATGGCCGAAGAAATGCCCGGCCAGTTCGACGTGGTCACCTGCCTGGAGATGCTCGAGCACGTACCGGATCCGTCCTCGGTGATTCGCGCCTGCCACAAGCTGGTCAAGCCCGGTGGCCAGGTGTTCTTCTCCACCATCAACCGCAACCCCAAGGCTTACCTGTTCGCGGTGATCGGCGCCGAATACATCCTACGCCTGCTGCCACGTGGCACCCACGACTTCAAGAAATTCATCCGCCCCTCGGAACTGGGTGCCTGGAGCCGCCAGGCCGGCCTGGAGGTCAAGGACATCATCGGCCTGACCTACAACCCGCTGACCAAGCACTACAAGCTGGCCAACGACGTCGACGTCAACTACATGGTGCACACCCGCAAGGCCGACTGA
- a CDS encoding TRZ/ATZ family hydrolase, which yields MADAPLDLLLLPTWLVPVEPAGVVLHDHGLGIRDGRIALIAPRAEALRRGATEVRELPGRLLTPGLVNAHGHAAMTLFRGLADDLPLMTWLEKHIWPAEAKWVDEQFVQDGTELAIAEQIKSGISCFADMYFFPEMACERVHASGMRAQISIPVLDFAIPGARDADEALRKGVTLLDDMKHHPRISVAFGPHAPYTVSDANLEKLRILAEEVDAGIHMHVHETAFEVQQSLEHHGERPLARLNRLGLLGPRFQAVHMTQIDDEDIALLVATNSSVIHCPESNLKLASGFCPVEKLWQAGVNVAIGTDGAASNNDLDLLGETRTAALLAKAVAGSASALDAHRALRMATLNGARALGLEGEIGSLELGKAADIVAFDLRGLAQQPVYDPVSQLIYATSRHCVEHLWVAGKPLLEEGRLTRLDEERIVATTQRWGAKIAGRPAH from the coding sequence ATGGCCGACGCCCCGCTCGACCTTCTATTGCTGCCCACCTGGCTGGTGCCGGTCGAGCCTGCCGGCGTCGTGCTGCACGACCATGGCCTGGGTATCCGCGACGGCCGCATCGCGCTGATCGCCCCGCGCGCCGAGGCCCTGCGCCGTGGCGCGACGGAGGTCCGCGAACTGCCCGGCCGCCTGCTGACCCCCGGCCTGGTCAACGCCCACGGGCATGCCGCCATGACCCTGTTCCGCGGCCTGGCCGATGACCTGCCACTGATGACCTGGCTGGAAAAGCATATCTGGCCGGCGGAAGCCAAATGGGTCGATGAGCAGTTCGTGCAGGACGGCACCGAGCTGGCCATCGCCGAACAGATAAAGAGCGGCATCAGCTGCTTTGCCGACATGTACTTCTTTCCCGAGATGGCCTGTGAGCGGGTGCACGCCAGCGGCATGCGCGCACAGATCAGCATCCCCGTGCTGGACTTCGCCATCCCTGGCGCCCGGGATGCCGACGAGGCCCTGCGCAAGGGCGTGACCCTGCTCGACGACATGAAGCATCACCCGCGCATCAGCGTGGCCTTCGGGCCCCATGCACCCTACACGGTCAGCGACGCGAATCTGGAAAAGCTGCGCATCCTCGCCGAGGAAGTGGACGCCGGCATCCACATGCACGTCCATGAAACCGCCTTCGAGGTGCAGCAGAGCCTGGAACACCACGGCGAGCGCCCCCTGGCGCGCCTCAATCGCCTGGGCCTGCTGGGCCCGCGCTTCCAGGCCGTGCACATGACCCAGATCGATGACGAGGACATCGCCCTGCTGGTGGCCACCAACAGCAGCGTGATCCACTGCCCGGAATCCAACCTCAAGCTGGCCAGCGGCTTCTGCCCGGTCGAGAAGCTCTGGCAGGCCGGCGTCAACGTGGCCATCGGCACCGACGGCGCGGCCAGCAACAACGACCTCGACCTGCTCGGCGAAACCCGCACCGCTGCCCTGCTGGCCAAGGCCGTGGCCGGCTCGGCCAGCGCCCTGGATGCACACCGCGCCTTGCGCATGGCGACCCTCAACGGCGCCCGCGCCCTGGGTCTGGAGGGCGAGATCGGCTCGCTGGAGCTCGGCAAGGCCGCCGACATCGTCGCCTTCGACCTGCGCGGTCTGGCCCAGCAACCGGTCTATGACCCGGTTTCACAACTGATCTACGCCACCTCCCGGCACTGCGTCGAGCACCTCTGGGTCGCCGGCAAACCGCTGCTCGAAGAAGGCCGGCTGACGCGCCTGGACGAAGAACGCATCGTTGCCACCACCCAGCGGTGGGGCGCGAAAATAGCCGGACGTCCGGCACATTGA
- the pheA gene encoding prephenate dehydratase has protein sequence MSNDANTDQALQALRLRIDSLDEKILELISDRARCAEEVARVKMATLAEGEVPVFYRPEREAQVLKRVMERNRGPLGNEDMARLFREIMSSCLALENPLKVAYLGPEGTFSQAAAMKHFGHAVISQPMAAIDEVFREVVAGAVNFGVVPVENSTEGAVNHTLDSFLEHDLVICGEVELRIHHHLLVGDATKTDRITRIYSHAQSLAQCRKWLDAHYPNVERVAVSSNADAARRVKSEWNSAAIAGDMAANLYDLTRLAEKIEDRPDNSTRFLIIGNQEVPPTGDDKTSVIVSMRNKPGALHELLVPFHQNGIDLTRIETRPSRSGKWTYAFFIDFVGHHRDPLIKDVLEKINGEAVALKVLGSYPKAVL, from the coding sequence ATGAGCAACGACGCCAATACCGATCAGGCGTTGCAGGCCCTGCGCCTGCGCATCGACAGCCTGGACGAGAAGATCCTCGAGCTGATCAGCGACCGTGCGCGCTGCGCCGAAGAGGTGGCGCGGGTGAAGATGGCGACCCTGGCCGAGGGCGAGGTGCCGGTGTTCTACCGCCCCGAGCGCGAGGCGCAGGTACTCAAGCGGGTGATGGAGCGCAACCGCGGCCCACTGGGCAACGAGGACATGGCGCGGCTGTTCCGCGAGATCATGTCCTCCTGCCTGGCCCTGGAGAACCCGCTGAAGGTCGCCTACCTGGGCCCGGAAGGCACCTTCTCCCAGGCGGCGGCGATGAAGCATTTCGGCCACGCGGTGATCAGCCAGCCCATGGCGGCGATTGACGAAGTGTTCCGCGAAGTGGTGGCCGGCGCCGTCAACTTCGGCGTGGTGCCGGTGGAGAACTCCACCGAGGGCGCGGTCAACCACACCCTGGACAGCTTCCTCGAGCACGATCTGGTGATCTGCGGCGAAGTGGAGCTGCGCATCCACCACCACCTGCTGGTCGGCGATGCCACCAAGACCGACCGCATCACCCGCATCTATTCCCACGCCCAGTCCCTGGCCCAGTGCCGCAAGTGGCTCGACGCCCACTACCCGAACGTCGAGCGCGTGGCGGTTTCCAGCAACGCCGATGCCGCCCGCCGGGTGAAGAGCGAGTGGAACTCGGCGGCGATTGCCGGCGACATGGCCGCCAACCTGTACGACCTGACCCGCCTGGCCGAGAAGATCGAGGATCGCCCGGACAACTCCACGCGCTTTCTGATCATCGGCAACCAGGAAGTGCCGCCCACCGGCGACGACAAGACCTCGGTGATCGTCTCGATGCGCAACAAGCCCGGTGCCCTGCACGAGCTGCTGGTGCCGTTCCACCAGAACGGCATCGACCTGACCCGCATCGAAACCCGCCCGTCGCGCAGCGGCAAGTGGACCTACGCCTTCTTCATCGATTTTGTCGGCCACCACCGCGACCCGCTGATCAAGGACGTGCTGGAGAAAATCAATGGGGAAGCCGTGGCGCTCAAGGTGCTGGGCTCCTACCCCAAGGCGGTACTTTAA